The proteins below come from a single candidate division KSB1 bacterium genomic window:
- a CDS encoding NAD(P)-dependent oxidoreductase, with amino-acid sequence MTAPWPSTIHDEEHLERLLSEPTPEVTEAMGELDGDLLILGVGGKIGPSLARMARQASEAAGKKRRIIGVALFESDQARVRLEREGIQCIHGDLLDRTLLEGLPDAPNVIFMAGMKFGSTENLALTWAINCYLPGLVAERFRKSRIVAFSTGCVYPLVPVTSGGSLENDPPQPVGEYAQSCLGRERMFDYGSRTHGTPVALIRLNYAVEMRYGVLVDVARKVLAEEPIDLTMGHVNVIWQGDVNAMVLRCLRHCQAPPLVLNITGPETVSIRWLAHQFGALFGKVPRFVGEESGTALLSNAARAFGLFGYPRVPLEVLIRWTADWMDKGGPLLHKPTHFEVRNGRF; translated from the coding sequence ATGACAGCGCCGTGGCCGTCGACCATTCATGACGAAGAGCATCTGGAACGACTCTTATCTGAGCCAACGCCGGAGGTCACCGAAGCAATGGGCGAGTTGGACGGCGACCTGCTCATCCTCGGGGTTGGTGGCAAGATAGGCCCTTCGCTCGCGCGCATGGCTCGCCAAGCATCGGAGGCCGCCGGCAAGAAGCGGCGTATCATCGGGGTAGCCCTGTTTGAGAGTGACCAGGCGCGCGTGCGGCTGGAACGGGAAGGCATCCAGTGCATCCATGGGGATCTGTTGGACCGCACGCTGCTTGAGGGGTTACCCGATGCTCCGAATGTGATCTTTATGGCGGGAATGAAATTCGGTTCCACCGAGAACCTTGCCCTGACGTGGGCAATAAACTGCTATCTGCCGGGTCTGGTCGCCGAACGCTTTCGCAAGTCGCGTATTGTCGCCTTTTCCACTGGGTGCGTGTACCCCCTTGTGCCAGTCACCAGCGGTGGCTCTTTGGAAAACGATCCTCCCCAGCCGGTAGGTGAATATGCCCAATCCTGTCTGGGCAGGGAGCGAATGTTCGACTACGGCTCGCGGACTCATGGCACCCCAGTAGCGCTCATTCGTCTGAACTACGCCGTGGAAATGCGGTACGGTGTGCTGGTGGACGTCGCACGCAAGGTTCTGGCAGAGGAACCTATTGACCTCACCATGGGCCATGTCAATGTCATCTGGCAAGGCGACGTCAACGCCATGGTCCTGCGCTGCCTGCGGCACTGCCAGGCCCCTCCGTTAGTGCTGAATATCACGGGACCGGAGACCGTATCCATACGCTGGTTGGCGCACCAGTTCGGGGCTCTCTTTGGCAAGGTGCCCCGCTTTGTTGGCGAAGAAAGCGGCACGGCCTTGTTGAGCAATGCGGCCCGGGCCTTCGGTCTGTTCGGCTATCCGCGCGTGCCATTGGAGGTGCTCATCCGTTGGACTGCTGACTGGATGGACAAGGGGGGCCCGCTTCTCCATAAGCCGACTCATTTCGAGGTGCGCAACGGCAGATTCTGA
- a CDS encoding 3-ketoacyl-ACP reductase translates to MRQVALVTGGARGIGRGIAEALARTGFDVVVDDVREPGEVEDTLQALQSMGVEAYYVKADISKPDDRQRLVDECRSRFGRLDLLVNNAGVAPAQRLDILEASEESFDRVLAINLKGPYFLTQAVANWMIEQKRQFPERSPKIVNISSISAYTSSPSRGEYCISKAGVSMMTLLFADRLAPFGINVYEIRPGIIATEMTRAVKDKYDALIAQGLTPIARWGLPEDIGKAVAAIASGAFPFSTGEVFNVDGGFHIRRL, encoded by the coding sequence ATGCGCCAAGTAGCTCTGGTCACCGGCGGCGCGCGCGGTATTGGCAGGGGGATCGCCGAAGCCCTAGCGCGCACCGGATTCGACGTGGTGGTGGACGATGTGCGCGAACCTGGTGAGGTCGAAGACACCCTGCAGGCGCTACAATCTATGGGCGTGGAGGCCTACTACGTCAAGGCGGACATCTCCAAGCCTGATGACCGCCAGCGGCTCGTCGACGAGTGCCGCTCGCGTTTTGGCAGGTTGGACCTGCTCGTCAACAACGCTGGTGTTGCTCCGGCACAGCGGCTCGACATTCTCGAAGCCAGCGAGGAGAGTTTTGACCGCGTGCTGGCCATCAACCTCAAGGGGCCCTACTTCTTAACGCAAGCGGTTGCCAACTGGATGATTGAGCAAAAGCGGCAGTTTCCGGAGCGCAGCCCGAAGATCGTGAACATCTCCTCCATTTCGGCCTACACCTCTTCGCCTTCGCGGGGCGAGTACTGCATCTCCAAGGCCGGCGTTTCCATGATGACTCTGCTTTTCGCGGATCGGCTGGCACCCTTTGGCATCAACGTCTACGAGATCCGGCCGGGGATAATCGCAACCGAGATGACCAGGGCGGTGAAAGACAAATACGATGCCCTCATCGCGCAAGGTTTGACCCCCATCGCGCGGTGGGGGCTGCCGGAGGACATCGGCAAGGCGGTCGCCGCCATCGCTTCCGGCGCTTTCCCCTTTTCTACAGGGGAAGTCTTCAATGTGGATGGAGGCTTTCACATACGGCGGCTGTAG
- a CDS encoding amidohydrolase family protein codes for MKEEPIIYFDCFAAIGRRAAKDPRAPWSTEQLLAEMERCQIHGALVYAHQARETHPAVGNPLVIEECRRHPRLYPCWVGLPHHTGEFPPPEQLVKQMESAGVRALKLFPRLFEFRVDEPTLGPLLSCLQEAGILLIVDAGRYDEAVQMDWEEVEWICRHFPRLNLLLHSVRWESTRILAPLAQRYPNLYFEFSNYQGNRMLEFWCDRIGHERLLFGTEALIKSMGAARAYVDYAELNETQKRAIAGGNLQRLLRLPSLPPQYETSYHRADQVLRAALSAQPVRDSVVIDAHAHITQPGGRGASRVAMNSADARAVVERNRRLGVAKTCVSSWTAIWGDYELGNQDTLQAMRQFPDEIVGYAVLDPNYVTDWEQACHYYHQQCRFLGMKPYYPRMKIPYNDPLFDPWYRFGDAHRLFCLLHYSDKFKEEVSDIAARYPNIAFILAHSGTSWKVAREHVSLAKQFPNVYLEITLTSVTNGVIEFMVEEIGSERVLYGSDSPMRDPYPQFGWVAYADLPEEDKRNILGKNMQKILERVTL; via the coding sequence ATGAAAGAAGAACCGATCATCTACTTTGACTGTTTTGCGGCAATCGGCAGGCGTGCGGCGAAGGACCCTCGTGCTCCGTGGAGCACGGAGCAACTGTTGGCAGAGATGGAACGTTGTCAGATTCACGGCGCATTGGTCTACGCCCACCAGGCCCGCGAAACGCACCCTGCTGTGGGGAATCCGCTTGTGATCGAGGAGTGCCGCCGTCATCCCCGCTTGTACCCGTGCTGGGTCGGACTCCCGCACCACACCGGCGAGTTTCCTCCTCCTGAGCAACTGGTCAAGCAAATGGAAAGCGCAGGCGTACGTGCGCTCAAGCTTTTTCCGCGCCTTTTCGAGTTCCGTGTAGACGAGCCCACACTTGGCCCTTTGCTCTCCTGTTTGCAGGAAGCCGGCATCTTGCTCATCGTGGATGCGGGCCGATACGATGAGGCTGTCCAAATGGACTGGGAAGAAGTTGAATGGATTTGTCGCCACTTCCCCCGCCTCAATCTTCTCCTGCACAGCGTGCGGTGGGAAAGCACGCGCATATTGGCCCCTCTGGCGCAACGGTACCCGAATCTCTACTTCGAGTTTTCCAACTACCAAGGCAACCGCATGCTGGAATTCTGGTGTGACCGGATCGGCCATGAGCGGCTCCTTTTCGGCACCGAGGCCTTGATCAAGAGCATGGGGGCGGCCCGGGCATATGTGGACTATGCTGAGCTGAATGAGACACAGAAACGCGCCATCGCAGGGGGGAATCTACAGCGTTTGCTGCGGCTCCCTTCGCTGCCCCCTCAGTACGAGACCTCCTACCATCGTGCGGACCAAGTGCTGCGGGCAGCGCTAAGTGCACAGCCGGTGCGGGACTCGGTTGTTATTGATGCGCACGCGCACATCACCCAGCCGGGCGGAAGAGGCGCATCCCGGGTGGCTATGAACTCTGCTGACGCGCGGGCGGTGGTGGAGCGCAACCGCCGTCTGGGAGTGGCAAAGACGTGCGTGAGCTCCTGGACGGCAATCTGGGGCGATTATGAGTTGGGCAACCAGGACACCCTCCAGGCCATGCGCCAGTTCCCCGACGAGATAGTCGGCTACGCCGTGCTGGACCCCAACTATGTGACCGACTGGGAGCAAGCGTGCCACTACTACCACCAGCAATGCCGCTTCCTGGGCATGAAGCCTTACTACCCGCGCATGAAGATACCCTACAACGATCCGCTGTTCGACCCATGGTACCGCTTCGGCGACGCGCACAGACTTTTCTGCCTTCTTCACTACTCGGACAAGTTCAAGGAGGAGGTCTCCGACATCGCTGCCCGATATCCTAACATTGCTTTCATCCTTGCGCATTCGGGCACGAGCTGGAAAGTAGCCCGGGAGCACGTCTCGTTGGCAAAACAGTTCCCAAACGTGTACCTCGAAATTACCCTCACCTCGGTGACCAACGGCGTCATAGAGTTCATGGTGGAAGAGATTGGCTCTGAGCGCGTCCTGTACGGCTCCGACTCGCCGATGCGCGATCCTTATCCCCAGTTTGGCTGGGTCGCGTATGCGGACCTTCCAGAGGAGGACAAGCGGAATATCTTGGGGAAAAACATGCAGAAGATACTCGAGCGGGTTACGCTGTAG
- a CDS encoding FAD-dependent oxidoreductase yields MAQHQRFRFKTKEELFAKLGELGITLPFDEDVSVLFDRVTVAGHTLANRFLVHPIEGFDAGPSGGPTELTYRRYRRYAAGGSAFIWFEATAVVPEGRSNPRQLWLHPGNVEDFGRLVEQTRKAAREAFGAERELVCVLQLTHSGRYSKPTGRPAPIIAHHSRVLDPLHQLPPDYPLISDSELDRLQEMYVAAARLAAEAGFDGVDVKACHRYLVSELLASFTREGSKYGGSFENRTRFLREVVQRIKEEVPGVFVTTRLNVYDAIEYPYGFGVSEEDHRVPDLKEPIELIGLLKQEGMPVLNLSIGNPYYNPHYGRPYDFPIKGGYIPDVHPLEGIELFLRITRQIQQAHPDLSVVGSGYSWLRFFLPYVAAGVVRNGWATLIGVGRGALAYPDFVRDLQSVGVMDPYKCCISCSACTQIMRDGQSTGCVIHDKEIYAANYRLGRRFALDRLKEEAERCRNCATPFCQRACPAQIDVPGFIKAFADGDLQRGYQLLTERNVLPEMCAYVCPTEVLCEGSCVEKILTDNAVAIRDIQLFLAKEARERGLVQQMVPANSTGKKVAVVGAGPAGLACAIALVRKGHSVEVLEAAERPGGVVRHLIPAYRIPFENADREMEVVLRLLPNDRLQVRYKTPLTPARNLEELLKQFDAVFLAIGLPQGKSLATKAYENLVSAIDFLAEAKKAGRVAVPRTVAVIGGGNTGMDAAITAKQNGARNVYVMCFESFATMPAWLSEKQLALLQDVHFMNLFMPKGYVADNGRVKAVRLAPVELEDPDARGFCAPRELPGAEFEIPVDMVIEALGQKVPDNLPELLPGVKLGPNKLVLVGPGHHGTSRRGVFAGGDIVNGGTTAVQAIADGLAAAEEIDAYLREESLCAK; encoded by the coding sequence ATGGCGCAACATCAGCGATTTCGGTTCAAGACAAAGGAGGAACTGTTCGCCAAGTTGGGGGAACTGGGGATCACCTTGCCATTCGACGAAGACGTGAGCGTGCTCTTTGACCGGGTCACTGTGGCGGGTCATACCCTTGCCAATCGCTTTTTGGTTCACCCGATCGAAGGTTTCGACGCCGGGCCGAGCGGTGGCCCGACCGAGCTTACCTATCGTCGGTACCGACGGTATGCTGCAGGCGGAAGTGCCTTCATCTGGTTCGAAGCCACTGCCGTGGTCCCAGAAGGCAGGTCGAACCCCCGTCAGTTGTGGCTTCACCCAGGGAATGTGGAGGACTTTGGCCGGCTGGTTGAACAGACGCGCAAGGCGGCACGTGAGGCATTCGGCGCTGAGCGGGAGCTGGTGTGTGTGCTTCAGCTGACCCACTCCGGGCGCTACTCCAAGCCCACTGGGAGGCCTGCACCCATCATCGCGCACCACAGTAGGGTTTTGGATCCGCTGCACCAGCTGCCACCCGATTACCCTCTCATTTCTGACAGCGAGCTGGACCGCCTCCAAGAGATGTATGTCGCGGCCGCACGACTCGCTGCCGAGGCCGGTTTTGACGGTGTCGATGTGAAGGCCTGTCACCGCTACTTGGTGTCGGAACTGCTTGCTTCATTTACTAGAGAGGGGAGCAAATATGGGGGATCCTTCGAGAATCGCACCCGCTTCCTCCGTGAGGTGGTGCAGAGGATCAAAGAAGAGGTGCCTGGCGTGTTTGTGACCACGCGCCTCAATGTGTATGACGCCATTGAGTACCCTTACGGCTTTGGCGTCTCCGAGGAGGATCACCGAGTCCCTGATTTGAAGGAGCCGATCGAGCTGATCGGCTTGCTGAAGCAGGAAGGTATGCCGGTCCTTAACCTCTCGATCGGTAATCCGTACTACAACCCGCATTATGGCCGTCCTTACGATTTCCCCATTAAAGGAGGCTACATCCCAGACGTTCACCCGTTGGAGGGCATTGAGCTCTTCTTGCGCATCACGCGGCAGATACAGCAGGCGCATCCCGACTTGTCGGTGGTGGGTTCGGGGTATTCGTGGCTGCGCTTTTTCTTGCCCTATGTGGCGGCGGGCGTCGTGCGCAATGGCTGGGCCACACTGATAGGGGTCGGGCGTGGAGCGTTGGCCTACCCTGATTTTGTGCGTGATCTTCAGAGTGTTGGTGTTATGGACCCGTACAAGTGCTGCATCTCCTGCTCGGCATGCACACAGATTATGCGTGATGGCCAAAGTACCGGATGCGTAATTCACGACAAGGAGATTTATGCCGCCAATTACCGCCTCGGCAGGAGGTTCGCGCTCGACCGCTTGAAGGAAGAGGCAGAGCGATGTCGCAACTGCGCCACGCCGTTTTGCCAGCGGGCATGTCCGGCCCAGATCGATGTGCCAGGCTTCATCAAGGCCTTCGCTGACGGCGATTTGCAGCGCGGTTATCAGCTCTTGACCGAGCGCAACGTCTTGCCTGAGATGTGCGCATACGTTTGTCCCACGGAAGTCCTCTGTGAGGGCTCGTGCGTAGAAAAAATCCTCACCGACAATGCTGTTGCTATCCGGGACATACAGCTTTTCCTAGCGAAAGAAGCCAGAGAGAGAGGTTTGGTGCAACAGATGGTGCCCGCCAATTCCACCGGTAAGAAGGTGGCAGTGGTGGGTGCAGGACCTGCCGGCCTGGCCTGTGCAATTGCCTTGGTGCGGAAAGGGCACTCGGTGGAAGTCCTGGAGGCCGCGGAACGGCCAGGGGGCGTGGTGCGCCATCTCATTCCAGCCTACCGAATTCCCTTTGAGAATGCCGACCGAGAGATGGAGGTCGTTCTCCGCTTGTTACCGAATGACCGCCTGCAGGTGAGGTACAAGACACCTCTTACGCCAGCGCGGAATCTGGAGGAGCTGCTCAAGCAATTCGATGCTGTATTCTTGGCTATTGGGTTACCCCAAGGGAAGTCGCTTGCCACCAAGGCCTATGAGAATCTCGTGAGCGCCATCGACTTTCTTGCCGAGGCCAAGAAGGCAGGACGCGTCGCTGTGCCCCGGACTGTGGCGGTCATCGGCGGGGGCAACACTGGAATGGACGCGGCGATTACCGCCAAGCAGAATGGCGCGCGCAACGTGTATGTGATGTGCTTTGAGTCCTTCGCCACGATGCCCGCGTGGCTGTCGGAGAAGCAACTTGCCCTTCTGCAGGACGTCCATTTCATGAATCTCTTCATGCCAAAGGGATACGTCGCCGATAATGGTAGGGTCAAGGCCGTGCGGTTGGCGCCCGTGGAGCTAGAGGACCCAGACGCGCGCGGATTTTGTGCTCCGCGTGAACTTCCGGGCGCAGAGTTTGAAATTCCAGTGGACATGGTAATTGAAGCCTTGGGGCAAAAGGTGCCTGATAACTTGCCCGAGCTTCTTCCCGGGGTCAAGCTCGGGCCCAATAAGCTTGTACTGGTGGGCCCGGGTCACCATGGGACCAGCAGGAGGGGGGTGTTCGCTGGTGGGGACATCGTGAACGGAGGCACCACTGCGGTGCAGGCTATTGCGGACGGACTTGCAGCTGCCGAAGAAATCGATGCCTATTTGCGGGAGGAATCGTTATGCGCCAAGTAG
- a CDS encoding methyltransferase: MSLKRKKEGIPPREIVRKAITFHHPERIPRDLWVLPWAVEHYPDAVAEVQRRYPSDFAGAPDVYRPSPRVKGAMYAKGTFTDEWGCRFVNIQNGVQGEVREPVLADLRRWEEVKPPYEILPSDPQGARKVVNEFCAKSDKFVLAGCCPRPWERYQFIRGSEQSLMDMADPSEEAVELLNLIHDFFLEEMQFWVNTDVDAIRFMDDWGSQHQLLIRPEVWRELFKPLYRDYCEFAHGYGKFAFMHSDGHIAEIFEDLVEIGVDAINSQLFCMDMADLARRVKGKITFWGEIDRQHILPSQDPEDGRRAVREVARHLYDPSGGIIAQLEFGAGANPATVMAVYEEWERISAGKG, encoded by the coding sequence ATGAGTTTGAAAAGGAAAAAGGAAGGCATTCCGCCCCGGGAGATTGTGCGCAAGGCGATCACCTTCCATCACCCGGAGCGGATCCCCCGGGATCTGTGGGTGTTGCCATGGGCTGTTGAACACTACCCAGATGCGGTGGCCGAGGTGCAGCGACGGTACCCTTCTGACTTTGCAGGAGCGCCCGATGTGTACAGGCCATCGCCGAGGGTAAAGGGGGCCATGTATGCGAAAGGGACTTTCACCGACGAGTGGGGGTGCCGATTCGTCAACATTCAAAACGGGGTACAAGGCGAGGTTCGCGAACCCGTATTGGCCGACCTGCGCCGCTGGGAGGAAGTTAAGCCGCCCTATGAGATTCTGCCGTCCGACCCCCAAGGAGCGCGGAAGGTTGTGAATGAGTTTTGTGCCAAGAGTGACAAGTTTGTGTTGGCTGGCTGTTGTCCCAGGCCTTGGGAGCGCTACCAGTTCATCAGGGGCAGCGAACAAAGCCTGATGGACATGGCTGACCCCTCCGAAGAGGCCGTGGAACTGCTTAACCTCATCCACGACTTCTTCCTGGAGGAGATGCAATTTTGGGTGAACACCGACGTGGACGCCATCAGATTCATGGACGACTGGGGTAGCCAACACCAGCTCTTAATCAGGCCGGAGGTGTGGCGCGAGCTCTTCAAACCATTGTACCGCGACTATTGCGAGTTTGCGCATGGCTATGGCAAGTTTGCCTTCATGCACTCCGATGGCCATATCGCGGAGATATTCGAGGACCTGGTCGAGATCGGCGTGGACGCCATCAACTCGCAACTCTTTTGCATGGACATGGCCGACCTCGCCAGACGGGTGAAAGGCAAGATCACCTTCTGGGGCGAAATTGACCGTCAGCACATTCTGCCCTCGCAGGACCCGGAGGACGGCAGGCGGGCCGTGCGGGAGGTGGCCCGTCACCTTTACGATCCCTCAGGCGGCATCATCGCGCAATTGGAGTTCGGCGCCGGGGCAAATCCTGCCACGGTTATGGCGGTGTACGAAGAATGGGAGAGGATTAGCGCGGGAAAAGGGTAG
- a CDS encoding dihydrodipicolinate synthase family protein, whose translation MVIPAHPLALTPRRRLDERHQRALTRYYLDAGAGGVAVAVHTTQFAIRKKGVDLLRPVLALASEEVDAYAKATGRPILKVAGVVGTTRQAVREATLARELGYHTVLVSLSALKQASNAELIAHCRAVARVLPLFGFYLQPAVGGRPLDVDFWRRFALIDNVVAIKIAPFNRYQTLDVVRGVVESGRADEIALYTGNDDNIVCDLLTPFAVRTGQTQVTVRIVGGLLGHWAVWTRKAVELLTRIRSLVKQGEPVPGDLLALGVQVTDCNSAFFDAAHGFAGCIVGIHEVLRRQGLLQGTWTLDPQERLSPRQKAEIDRVYAAYPHLNDDDFVRANLDKWLR comes from the coding sequence ATGGTCATCCCTGCGCACCCCCTTGCCCTCACTCCGCGACGAAGATTGGACGAACGGCACCAGCGCGCCCTCACACGGTACTACCTGGACGCCGGGGCTGGAGGGGTCGCCGTGGCCGTGCACACCACCCAATTCGCTATCCGCAAAAAGGGCGTGGATCTGCTCCGGCCCGTCCTGGCACTCGCCTCGGAAGAGGTTGACGCCTACGCCAAGGCAACAGGCAGGCCTATCCTCAAGGTCGCAGGTGTGGTTGGCACAACCCGGCAGGCGGTGCGAGAAGCGACGCTCGCAAGGGAGCTTGGATACCACACAGTCCTGGTCAGCCTTTCTGCCCTTAAGCAGGCCTCCAACGCCGAGCTCATTGCGCACTGCCGGGCCGTGGCTCGGGTGCTCCCGCTTTTCGGGTTTTACCTGCAGCCAGCGGTCGGAGGGCGCCCGCTGGACGTGGATTTCTGGCGGCGCTTCGCACTCATTGACAACGTCGTCGCAATCAAAATTGCCCCGTTCAATCGCTACCAGACGCTGGACGTAGTCCGAGGCGTGGTCGAGTCTGGCCGTGCCGATGAAATCGCCCTCTACACCGGCAACGACGACAACATCGTGTGCGACCTCCTCACCCCTTTCGCCGTTCGAACCGGCCAAACGCAGGTGACGGTGCGCATCGTGGGTGGCCTTCTCGGCCATTGGGCAGTCTGGACGAGAAAGGCAGTGGAACTGTTGACGCGCATCCGTAGCTTGGTGAAGCAGGGCGAACCTGTGCCAGGAGATCTGCTCGCCCTCGGCGTGCAAGTGACGGACTGCAACTCTGCCTTTTTCGATGCTGCCCACGGCTTTGCAGGCTGCATCGTCGGCATTCACGAGGTTCTGCGGCGACAAGGACTTTTGCAGGGAACATGGACACTCGACCCGCAGGAACGTCTCTCCCCCCGGCAAAAGGCGGAAATAGATCGCGTCTACGCCGCCTATCCGCACCTCAATGATGATGACTTTGTCCGAGCCAATCTTGACAAGTGGCTCAGGTAA
- a CDS encoding carbohydrate-binding family 9-like protein, which produces MARILLSTLATTTILLVGTCAGASAVETGYKDRLRQVLAWADTCKGESFFLAAAKIHNGAHREQGFADFGRALRRLDKSPSGMFDIYSLMISYLAIRDELPDSLKQRVRDAMLTARFYRGDTENHLTMYYTGLYLAAQAFSDLPAERWYTGKSAAQNMAEAKSWLEYWMRTTTTIGQGEFDSPTYMAFFITPMFGLCQWAEDPVMRDNARAMLHWLIADFAVEHLQGMYVGAHSREYPERLTNKTHPGSVMNAWAWLLFGQTAPHFDDTLVAAALCDFVLPEVLYLIGTDRSTPYVHTETKRVRNVIRLGAVKNPPVYKYTYMTKDYALGSMMGGAILQPIQQHVWDVSFVTESPHASIFSVHPYIGEEDLGMFFPEERKFALDEVTRFHTYYGSENKWSSSSPYEKTFQHKNAIIVLYDIPPGTKFPHIDAYFPKDLERREVDRSGWIFVEAGRCYIAYFPLKPYEWIEEPDCYRLRSYALRNGCVVEVAGREEYPSFEAFKARIRQNTLVHHTFEATAMVSYTTSGGDVMQFAFHGERRLNGKVIDFQDYGLFRGPFLNAEVGSRKLFIQHGGKGLVVDMATADRALILPLVRCRRTTQAPTLDGTLNDPAWSLAEPLLLSDAVTGTTPRYHTEVRLLYDDRYLYVGFRCEDEHIWATIKQRDGAIYDEECVEVFLNPANAPHQYYEINVSPRNVVFDACLINERTPQNPEGTFKSLKQWDAEGLRSATAVKGKLNAPGKATEWTAELAIPLGQLYGAPHCPARSGDMWRANFYRIDAPEKGKDPHLYAWSPTARRAFHLPWRFGYIQFE; this is translated from the coding sequence ATGGCACGGATTCTCCTTTCGACCCTGGCAACGACAACAATCCTGCTCGTGGGCACCTGCGCTGGGGCCTCAGCAGTAGAAACCGGGTACAAGGACAGACTTCGGCAGGTGCTGGCCTGGGCGGATACATGCAAAGGGGAAAGCTTTTTCCTTGCGGCAGCCAAGATCCACAACGGCGCGCATCGTGAGCAGGGTTTCGCGGACTTTGGGCGCGCCCTCCGCCGCCTGGACAAGTCGCCATCCGGCATGTTCGACATCTACAGTCTGATGATAAGCTACCTAGCAATACGCGATGAACTGCCAGATAGCCTCAAACAGCGGGTACGTGACGCAATGCTCACTGCCCGCTTTTACCGCGGCGACACCGAGAACCATCTCACCATGTACTACACAGGCCTGTACCTGGCTGCGCAGGCGTTTTCCGACCTTCCGGCCGAGAGGTGGTACACGGGCAAATCCGCAGCGCAGAACATGGCTGAAGCCAAGAGCTGGTTAGAGTATTGGATGCGCACCACAACCACAATTGGCCAGGGCGAATTCGATTCGCCAACCTACATGGCCTTTTTCATCACGCCGATGTTTGGCCTTTGCCAGTGGGCAGAGGACCCGGTTATGCGCGACAACGCCCGGGCCATGCTCCACTGGCTTATTGCGGACTTTGCTGTCGAGCACCTGCAAGGGATGTACGTCGGTGCTCATAGTCGCGAGTACCCCGAACGCCTGACAAACAAGACTCACCCCGGTTCGGTAATGAACGCCTGGGCGTGGCTCCTATTCGGACAGACAGCACCGCACTTCGATGACACGCTTGTGGCAGCAGCACTCTGTGACTTTGTGCTACCGGAGGTCCTCTACCTCATTGGCACTGATAGGAGCACCCCTTATGTCCATACTGAAACCAAGCGCGTGCGCAACGTCATCCGCCTTGGCGCGGTCAAGAATCCACCGGTCTACAAATACACCTACATGACCAAAGACTACGCCCTGGGTTCGATGATGGGCGGCGCCATTCTCCAACCGATCCAGCAACACGTGTGGGACGTCAGCTTCGTCACGGAGAGCCCCCATGCCTCCATTTTCTCGGTGCACCCTTACATCGGCGAAGAGGATCTAGGCATGTTTTTCCCCGAGGAAAGGAAGTTTGCGCTGGACGAAGTGACGCGCTTCCACACCTACTACGGGAGCGAGAACAAGTGGTCCTCTAGTTCGCCCTACGAGAAAACTTTTCAGCACAAGAATGCCATCATCGTGCTCTACGACATCCCCCCAGGGACAAAGTTCCCCCACATCGACGCCTATTTTCCCAAGGACCTGGAGCGCCGCGAAGTTGATCGTTCCGGGTGGATTTTCGTGGAGGCCGGGCGCTGCTACATTGCCTACTTCCCGCTCAAGCCATATGAGTGGATAGAAGAGCCTGACTGCTACCGGCTACGAAGCTATGCGCTAAGGAATGGCTGCGTAGTGGAGGTTGCGGGACGCGAAGAGTACCCCAGTTTCGAGGCTTTCAAGGCACGTATCCGCCAAAACACCCTGGTGCACCACACCTTTGAGGCCACGGCCATGGTGAGTTACACGACCTCGGGCGGGGATGTTATGCAGTTCGCGTTCCACGGCGAACGGCGCCTGAATGGGAAGGTGATTGATTTCCAGGACTATGGGCTGTTCCGGGGGCCGTTCTTGAACGCCGAGGTGGGGAGCCGCAAGCTTTTTATCCAACACGGCGGCAAGGGGTTGGTGGTGGACATGGCCACCGCTGATCGAGCACTCATACTCCCGCTGGTCCGCTGCAGGCGGACCACACAGGCCCCGACTTTGGATGGCACGCTAAATGATCCTGCATGGTCTCTCGCGGAACCCCTCCTCTTGAGCGACGCAGTGACCGGCACCACGCCTCGCTATCACACAGAAGTCCGGCTCTTATACGACGATCGCTACCTTTACGTCGGTTTCCGGTGCGAGGACGAACACATCTGGGCAACCATCAAACAGCGGGATGGGGCGATTTATGATGAGGAGTGCGTGGAGGTGTTCTTGAATCCTGCCAATGCGCCTCACCAGTACTACGAGATCAACGTGAGTCCACGCAATGTGGTGTTCGACGCCTGTTTGATTAACGAGCGCACGCCCCAAAATCCGGAGGGCACCTTCAAGAGTCTGAAGCAGTGGGACGCAGAGGGCCTGCGGTCGGCCACTGCAGTCAAGGGCAAGCTCAACGCCCCAGGGAAGGCCACTGAATGGACTGCCGAGCTGGCCATCCCACTTGGACAGCTCTACGGCGCCCCCCACTGCCCTGCACGTTCCGGTGACATGTGGCGGGCCAATTTCTACCGGATCGACGCGCCGGAAAAGGGCAAAGATCCACACCTATACGCCTGGAGCCCGACCGCGCGCAGGGCCTTCCACCTCCCCTGGCGCTTTGGGTACATCCAGTTCGAATAA